TCCTACTTACTGTATGTTTGATCAAATAAGTTGCTTGAAACAACTTAACATGGTATGGAGAATTGGAAATGGGTAGCTTTTATTTAATAGCTATCGGATTGGTGTGATTAAATGTCAAATTTTAATGTTGTGTTGATCAAATTGTTTTGATTGGTTTGCTTGTGATTTAGCATTTCATACCTTGTATAAAATGTCCTTGAGACATGCCCTAAAGAAACATTTCTTTGTTAGGTTTTAAGTCTGCAATGTAACTGTGCTTATCTCTATGTGTgttttgttaacatttttaacCTTGAAAGTATCTTCATGTGTATAAGTATAAACGTATActtatatatgtaagtatatttatacttacacatatatatgagtttgtgtatatatatatataacacaagaATAAGTcaaattcttattttacaaatgttagAATAGAATGGAGCTGCTTTAATTTTGGAACTCTTATATGTACACACAGatgtcctatatatatatacacacacacacaatgtttacacatatatgtataaatacatacatatacttatatacatatgtacacatatatacacacacacatatatatatatatacactcatataCTTGGTAAAATATGTACTAAAGGATATATTTAGCTACAGAGTGAGATATTTGCCATATAGCCCAAATTCTTATGGCTTAGGAGTTGATTAATAGGTTAAATGGTGGCTGGTGTCTCAGCttattagaacatttaaaatttgcatttccccaatcttcataattttttttttttttttgagacagagtctctctttgtcgccaggctggagtgcagtggcatgatcttggctcactgcaacctccgcctcctgggttcaagcaattctcctgcctcagtttcctgagtagctgggactacaggtgggcgccaccacacccagctaatttttgtatttgtagtagagacggggtttcaccatgttgtccaggatggtgtcgatctcttgacctcatgatttgcccaccttggcctcccaaagtgttgggattacaggcgtgagccactgcgtctggccccaGTCTTCATAATTTTTATGGAATGTGTGACATGGTGCTTGCGGTGATAATTTTTCATCATGCTGGAAAACTAATAATGCTTTCAACTGAGAGCTTTCTGgccttataatttctttttttttttctctttagctttttaaaaactaggCTTTATACTTCTGCAACTGAAATGTGCTGAACCTTTTAGCCTGAAAGTACTATATATTGTGCGAATGTTCTCAGCACTGCTAAACTTGCCAAGATAACCTGAAGGGTTTTGTCTGGCTGCTGCAATTTCCTACTGCCAGTATTAAACCCCATTTTTCATCCCCTAGTATGGGCTATTTCTTCAGCCCTTCAAAAtcgaaagaaagaaattttgtatTACAAAATGCACTATGTTATCTGATGTTAAAAGTAAAAGATTTATCCTAAAATAACTATTGTATTTAGGATTCTTTATGAGTTTTGCAAACTTAAGCAGCAAAAGttacttttcctttttgaatGTAATTGACTTTTTTATTCTGTGAATTAAAAGCTTTGAAATTAGGTTGCAGACATTTAAACAGCATGTCTCCATTTTTTTGTCTGTCTTGAGCTTTGGAGCAAAACTCCTAGGTTTAAATATCAGTTCCATTGCTCACTAAAACTGGGCAGGTTTAATGAGCATTCTGAGCCCTAAtttacttatctgtaaaatgagatgatAATACTAACCTACAAAGGATTAAAGATAATGCACATAAAGTTTATAGCATAGTACCTTAAACACTATTAGcaaattcttattttacaaatgttagCATGGAATGGAGCTGCTTTAATTTTGGAaatctcacatgcacacacacacacacacacacatttatttattttagtaagaCAATTTCGCTATCTCCTGTAAACTGGTTAAAAACTATCaaaagtgaatattttctttatatattaatgtCCTGATTTTTTTCACTGTAGTGCATTTCTCTGCTTAATGTGTCACTAAGAATTTTTATCAACTTATGAGAATATGGAGGGGCTTAGTAGGTTTAATAAATATCATAATAGTTTGTATGCATTGTCtaccattttaaaaacagaactcatgtgtttttaaaaatttcggaatttttgcatttttagtagagacagggtttcacctttttggtaaggctggtctcgaactcctgacctcaggtgatccatccgcctcggcctcccaaagtgctgggatgacaggcgtgagcgactgccCGTGGcccatatgttttaattttctaggTTACAACGCTCTACGCTGCAATCTCCCCACTGTTACAGTTTAAAAACTAGAAGTCCCTACCACCCTCGCCTACTGTGCGTGCGCGGTGCGCGGTGCGCGGTGCTTCGGACCTTGTAGTCTTGGACAGACCCCTAGGCCCATGGTGCCGTGCGGCGGGTCGTCGCGCCTGCGCGGTGCGAGCGGCGGGCAGCGCAGAGTGCGAGGCTCTTTTGTTCGGCTGAGGGGAGGGCCGTTGGCCGGGGCCTGCGGTACGCCGCTTCAGTGAGGGGGTCCACTGCGGCCATCTGGCTTGCTGCCTTCCTGGGTGCTACTCCCCCAGGCGACCCGACGCGACGCGCCAGCAGCGCAGCATCGATTCCTCTCGGGCTCTTGGGCGCTGCTGTGAGCAGCGTCACCCTTTACACCAGAAAGCTGGCGGGCactatggggaaaaaacaaaacaagaagaaagtgGAGGAGGTgctagaagaggaggaagaggaatatGTTGTGGAAAAAGTTCTCGACCGTCAAGTGGTAAAGGGCAAAGTGGAGTACTTCCTAAAGTGGAAGGGGTTCTCAGATGAGGACAACACGTGGGAGCCAGAAGAGAACCTGGATTGCCCCGACCTCACTGCTGAGTTTCTGCAGTCAGAGAAAACAGCACATGAGACACATAAATCAGAGGGAGGCAAGCCCAAAGCTGATTCTGATTCTGAAGATAAGGGAGAGGAGAGCAAaccaaataagaagaaagaagagtcaGAAAAGCCACGAGGCTTTGCTCGAGGTTTGAAGCCGGAGCGGATTATTGGAGCTACAGTCTCCAGTGGAGAGCTCGTGTTCCTGATGAAACGGAAAAACTCTGATGAGGCTGACCTGGTCCCTGCCAAGGAGGCCAATGTCAAGTGCCCACAGGTTGTCATATCCTTCTATGAGGAAAAGCTGACGTGGCACTCCTACCCCTCGGAGGATGATGACAAAAAAGATGACAAGAATTAACGCTCCTGAGTACCAGCCCCTGTCACATCTGACTGTGGGTTTCAAGTGGGAAGGGAAGGAGTTCTACTTGTCTTGACACCATAGAGGTGGCTTGAGAAGATGTCCTTTGAAGAGCCAGTATAGTTTCTGTGCCCTGCAGCAGCCCAAGTGCTTTAAAGCCGTTTCAAGCTGTATAGTTTGCACACCCATCCCAGTGGAGGGGAAAGGGGATAAGTGTTTCCAGGCAACCTTTTCTGCACTTTGCTGTGAAAAGCAAAGGGCCTTCTATGAAGGACAAAACTTGCAGAATTGGGTGTGTGGGAAAGCAAAAAAATACTGTAGATCTTCAAAGAGCATCTCCACAACCCACAGCCTTCTTCCCAATAGTGTTAACTCTGCATTTTTACAGCGcagcatgtgtgtagtttttggctattactgGTGTATTATTTGGGGGAGAGAGGGATgggaaggggagaaagggagaTGGGTAGCATCATTTTGATTAACATTTGGGGCCTGATAGGGGAAATGGTGaagcaatggaaaagaacagacaaCTAATGATTTGCTTCTATGTCCAgaatattttacctttaaaaaaaatgtcattgaCACCATAAATAAGGACTGTGAGACTGTTTAAAAGCTGTGAATGTCTGAAACCTATAAGCCAAGGTGTTCCCTGCCTGAACTTATTGCTGTTCTCACAAAGGACTAAGCCTGTTCATAAGTTACCAAAGTTGCCATTTTGGAGATGGAAATTGATGAGGAGGGAAGGTCTTTTATTGGAGAGTATACCGTACAAGCAGATCATTCTGCCTTAGAGGTGCTAATTCCTGAAATTAGAAGACCCTTTCTTTTCC
The window above is part of the Symphalangus syndactylus isolate Jambi chromosome 14, NHGRI_mSymSyn1-v2.1_pri, whole genome shotgun sequence genome. Proteins encoded here:
- the LOC129461699 gene encoding chromobox protein homolog 1-like, which encodes MGKKQNKKKVEEVLEEEEEEYVVEKVLDRQVVKGKVEYFLKWKGFSDEDNTWEPEENLDCPDLTAEFLQSEKTAHETHKSEGGKPKADSDSEDKGEESKPNKKKEESEKPRGFARGLKPERIIGATVSSGELVFLMKRKNSDEADLVPAKEANVKCPQVVISFYEEKLTWHSYPSEDDDKKDDKN